CTTTCTTTACAAACCAATGCCTTTGGTTTTCCAACATCTTTTTCCGTAAATAAGAGAGTTCTATGTAAATTACTAATTTCTACTATATCGGCATCTATGACTTTTATATATCCAACACCTATCCTAGTTAGTAGTTCTACTAAAGTAGACCCAAGTGCCCCACAACCTACAACGGTAACTTTCAATTCTTTTAACTTCTGTTGTAATTCAAGACCTAATACTAATAACTGCCTTGAATATCTTTCCATATACTATACTTCAAAAAAACTTATAATTAAGAATTGTTTATTATCCGCGGGGGCTTGGTTTTGCACCAATGGAAGGAGGGAGACGTGATGGAATTCCAATATCAATAGAGGAGCTAAATAAGTTAAAGAATATTGCTGAAAGAGCAAGAAGAAATGTAGTAAAGATGCTATTTTATGATCAAACAATCCATGTTGGTTCATCGCTTAGTAGTATAGAGATATTAACTACATTATTGTTTAGATATATAAGGGAAGGAAAGGATCCTATAAATAGGGATTGGTTAATACTAAGTAAAGGGCATGCAGCACCCGCATTATATGCTATTTTGGTAGAAAAAGGGTATATTAATGAAGATGAATTATGGAAAATCCAGGATATCTCTGGCCTATTACAAGGACATCCAGAAATTCATATACCTGGTATTGATATGTCTACCGGAAGTTTAGGACAAGGTTTAAGTTTCGGTATAGGTGTTGCCCAAGGAATAAAAATGAGAGGAGGAAATGGAAGAGTATTTGTAATAATGGGAGACGGAGAGCAAGATGAGGGTGAAGTTTGGGAAGCTATGACTCATGCAGTTACTAGAAAATTAGATAATATTATTGCATTCATAGAAATGAACGGTTTTCAGTTAGATGCTGCAACATCTGAAGTAAAACCAAAAGATTTCTTACCAGATGTATGGAAGGCTGTTGGTTGGAAAACGTTAAGTTGTGATGGTCATGATTTTATAAGTTTAATAAATACAATCGAGGAAGCATTAAAGGCAAAGGCTCCGGTAGTTATTTTTGCTAAGACAAGAAGAGGTATGGGATTCAAGGCGATAGAAAATACTGAAAAACAGAGGGCGAGTCCAGATGATGCAAAGAAGTACCTTACCAATGCGTGATACTTTCGGTAGATTATTAGCTGAATTGGGAGAGAAAAATAAAGATATAATAGTTATTACTGCAGATGTTGGAAACTCTACTAGAGCTATGTACTTTAGGGAGAAATTCCCAGACAGATATTTTAATGTAGGTATTTCTGAGCAGGATATGGTTAATTTTGCTGCGGGCTTATCGGTTACTGGTTTTAAACCGATAGTCGTTGGGTTTGCAATGTTTGTAATGAGAGCATGGGAGCAAATAAGAAACTCTATTGCTAGAATGAATTTAGATGTAAAAATAATGGTTACTCATTCTGGATATAGTGATAGTGGTGATGGTTCTAGTCATCAAGCCTTAGAGGATATAGCTTTAATGAGAGTGTTACCAAATATGAAAGTAATTATTCCAGCTGATTCGGAGGATGTAAAAAGGTCTTTACCAGTAGTAGTTAATGAACTTAGAGGTCCATTATATTATAGAATGGGAAGGGATTATACGCCAGTAATTACAGAAGGATTAGATTATGACTTTAAATTGGGCAAAGCTTACGTGTTAAGAGATGGAGAAGATTTAGCAATTATGGGTGCTGGAGTTGTTCTAGCTGATGCCTTAAAAGCTGCTGAGGAATTAGAAAAGATGGGTATAAGTGCTGCCGTTATAAACTTAATGAGTATAAAGCCTATTGACGAAGATTTAATAGAATATTATGCGAGAAAAACCGGGAGAATAATTACAATAGAAGAGCATTCTATATACGGTGGTATAGGTTCAGCTGTAGCTGAAGTTGTAGTAAAGAAGTATCCAGTACCAATGAGATTCATTGGTGCTATTACCTTTGGAAGATCTGCTAGGAGCGAGAGAGATTTACTTGATTTCTATGGTATAAATTATAAGTCTATCTTAAATGCGGTTATGGAATTAGTGAAGTGAATGAGTGCTGAAATTGATGAATTACGAAAAGAAATAGAAGCTATAGATAAACAAATATTAGAATTATTATCAAGAAGATTAAAAATTTCTGCTAAAA
The sequence above is drawn from the Sulfurisphaera tokodaii str. 7 genome and encodes:
- a CDS encoding transketolase family protein, producing the protein MMQRSTLPMRDTFGRLLAELGEKNKDIIVITADVGNSTRAMYFREKFPDRYFNVGISEQDMVNFAAGLSVTGFKPIVVGFAMFVMRAWEQIRNSIARMNLDVKIMVTHSGYSDSGDGSSHQALEDIALMRVLPNMKVIIPADSEDVKRSLPVVVNELRGPLYYRMGRDYTPVITEGLDYDFKLGKAYVLRDGEDLAIMGAGVVLADALKAAEELEKMGISAAVINLMSIKPIDEDLIEYYARKTGRIITIEEHSIYGGIGSAVAEVVVKKYPVPMRFIGAITFGRSARSERDLLDFYGINYKSILNAVMELVK
- a CDS encoding transketolase; the protein is MEGGRRDGIPISIEELNKLKNIAERARRNVVKMLFYDQTIHVGSSLSSIEILTTLLFRYIREGKDPINRDWLILSKGHAAPALYAILVEKGYINEDELWKIQDISGLLQGHPEIHIPGIDMSTGSLGQGLSFGIGVAQGIKMRGGNGRVFVIMGDGEQDEGEVWEAMTHAVTRKLDNIIAFIEMNGFQLDAATSEVKPKDFLPDVWKAVGWKTLSCDGHDFISLINTIEEALKAKAPVVIFAKTRRGMGFKAIENTEKQRASPDDAKKYLTNA